GTTCTTCTGCCCGGGCGTCAGCTGGTTTACACCAAGCCCGTAGTTCAGGTTGGAAGCGAACCCCGATGGCGCGCCAGCCGCTCCGATGTTGCTGAACTTCGTCTGGCGGGCACCACATACCGGGCAACGCCAGTCGAACGGCAAGTCTTCAAAAGACGTGCCAGCCGGAATATTGCGGTTGCTGTCGCCCTTA
This genomic stretch from Rubidibacter lacunae KORDI 51-2 harbors:
- a CDS encoding rubredoxin — translated: MNEPQPSPAESQNSQEELTLAELAPARFECRSCGYVYEPNKGDSNRNIPAGTSFEDLPFDWRCPVCGARQTKFSNIGAAGAPSGFASNLNYGLGVNQLTPGQKNALIFGGLVLAFLAFMSLYSLR